From a single Metopolophium dirhodum isolate CAU chromosome 6, ASM1992520v1, whole genome shotgun sequence genomic region:
- the LOC132947820 gene encoding NECAP-like protein CG9132: MDTYESILLVKNEVFVFKIPPRTTNRGYRAADWNLAEPTWTGRLRIVSVGDACTLKLEDRNNGELFAKCPIEQYPGVALESVSDSSRYFVVRIQDENGRAAFIGLGFGDRSDSFDLNVALQDHFKRIKVCEEIAKEKNEPKQELDLKFKEGETIKINMKITKKDGSEGVANKQAAKPRPTISGVGGLLPPPPGSSSIKTIPAPPSQTSSPSHQSTNPNNWGEFTSANNTSQPGGNSNPNWVQF; encoded by the exons ATGGACACCTATGAGAGCATATTGTTGGTAAAAAACGAAgtgtttgttttcaaaataccGCCGAGAACCACCAACAGAGGATACAG GGCGGCCGATTGGAATCTCGCTGAACCAACTTGGACAGGCCGCTTGAGGATTGTCAGTGTGGGTGATGCATGCACTCTTAAACTCGAAGACCGCAACAATGGTGAATTATTTGCCAAATGTCCGATTGAACAGTACCCAGGTGTGGCGCTTGAGTCTGTATCTGATTCATCTAGATACTTTGTCGTACGCATCCAAGATGAAAATG GTCGTGCTGCATTTATTGGTCTTGGATTTGGAGATCGTTCTGATAGTTTTGATTTAAATGTTGCCTTACAAGATCATTTTAAAAGAATTAAAGTCTGTGAAGAAATTGCTAAGGAAAAGAATGAACCCAAACAAGAATTGGATCTGAAATTCAAGGAAGgcgaaacaattaaaatcaatatgaaAATTACA AAAAAAGATGGCAGTGAAGGAGTTGCTAATAAGCAGGCGGCTAAACCTCGACCGACAATTTCGGGCGTTGGAGGACTGTTGCCACCACCTCCAGGCTCATCCAGTATAAAAACCATTCCGGCACCGCCTTCACAAACGTCATCTCCATCGCATCAATCTACAAATCCAAATAATTGGGGTGAATTTACTTCTGCAAATAATACTTCTCAACCAGGTGGAAATTCTAATCCTAATTGGGTGCAATTTTAA